Below is a genomic region from Epinephelus moara isolate mb chromosome 9, YSFRI_EMoa_1.0, whole genome shotgun sequence.
GCTAACTTCCAGCTGTTACATAAGTAAAAAAATTAATGACTTAATGCTTCATTCACACACTCTTGTCACAGCATAGGAAAGCACACTGCTATCATTTGATGAGTGACAACCGTGTTTGGTTCATTTTCTGTAATCACTGTAACAATAACATAAAAGCATAATGGAATTAGCAAGCTTCCTAGCTAAATTTTAGCTGCTCCATAGGTAAAATTTAATAACTTAACACTTCATTCACATGCTCTTGTCACAGTGTACAAAAGCACATTGCTATCACATGATGAGTGACAACTTTATTCGGCTCATTTTCTGTAACATCGTAACATAAAAGTATCCATGAAAGTACTGTATGGATCACTTCATCAATTTTTCTGAGGAACAGCTGTATCCGTATGACACAAGCTCTTATTTAGACACTAttgactttaacaccaatgactcatgactAATTTAGACTTCAGCCTTTTGagttgaaaatacttgataccttcccccaagcccaaagattaaaaagtatgttactTAAAAATGTGCCACccatttcccttcatttcctaaATCAACTAATGTTAACACAATTAATTTCAAGCAAGCCGACACATAATGCTCCAGATCTCTTTTGTTTGAACCAATTCCATAGCATCCAATGAAGTTGCAGATGAGAACAATCAATAACTCACGTTATGTTACTGACCATCAGTTGCGAAAAATGATACTAACGATAATTTCATTCGTAAACAAAAGCTACACGgtgcacaacaaaaaacaaacttcagcATACAAAATGTACAGGTCAAAAATTAtccaacaacttccaacaaacttgttacccaattaaacacaaatttttaaatgcattcatgatttttgtagaTTTAATATGTTATTACTCAGTTGTTAAAATGGTATTACCATTTGGTGaggagcacattatgacttgtttaggatgcaaagtttaggacttgggacttacttgtgacttgcaaaacaatgacttggtcccacctctgcatGCACACCCTCTGGCCAATCGCAATGACTCATTCACTGTGATATGAAGTACTATAATGAAGTTACTACAGAGATACATGTAAACCCAGGTTGGAGAAGAAGCTCGGTCAATAATGTTCAGTGTGAAAAGCACCACAACTCCCTCTGATGGTTCTTTCAACAGTACTCTGTTGTGTCAAAGTAATGACAGAACAAAGGAAAATTCATCACATTACATTTCCAATGGGACTAAATGCATTGCTGAGACATGATGCTAAAGAAATAATGATTTTCAAAAGGTTACTAGTAAAGTATTCAATAGGTCAGGCCCCTCACTTCAGATTTATTTTATCcagacagaaaatgtacccaggAATACTGTCTCCTGCTTCACATATTAATAAACAGATAAGGCATACATGTTTCTTACATTAAAAACGTTCaacttctaaaaataaaaaaagaaaacccttAAAGACCAAAACATGCACTATTGCATTACCCAATGAAACATTTGCTCGATCTGACAACATCCGTGGTTGCAGTGGGAATTCTTGgctctgttgttaaacatttaaattttcatGACAAACTAAGAGGTGTAGTGTAGGACTAATGtggctccctctctctcagtgCAATCATCATTATCTGAGCACAAGAAGTCTCCATGGGAGAGATGgctgtgagaggaggaggaccaAGATAGCCTTTTCCCAGAATGCATCAAGAAGGGAGAGGCATCCCCTCTGCACTCCAAGAAATAGTTTCAGCTTGTCCTCAAAGGTTTCATGGCAGTCCCCACTGACCAATCATCAGGCGTCGAGTTGAAAAGCAGTATGCTGGCTTTTCCCAACGCATCTGTCCGAGCTCTTCATTGATCAGTTCCACGATACATGTTTGACATGACAATGATTTTGTAATGTTTATACTTTCACCTACCATATCTGAGCAGAAAAGGCAGGAGGGAAAAGAGGGAACAGGTTAGGAGTTATCCTGAAGGTCTTTGGCCTTGGTCAGGATGGTGTGAACATCTGAGATAGGGTAATCctgaaagaaaaactaaaattacCACAACACAGCTGTACGCCtccatgaaccagtcaagttgcagttacagtttacatccatgtctgtccagatcACATGTaaccatgacagttgacaatgcttcagAAATGGATGTTGCTGTAAAGCAGCTGCATATactaaaacatggatgtttcacacacatccttcccctggcagcacagaacaTCTGtccaatcagcacagtttcaagatggacacccaaaatTAGTGTCTCCAATTCagtttctgaccaaatgtctccccttctgttcctgagatataaCTATGACTGAGTATTGTTAAGATTTTATTAATACTACTACTCTTACTGATACACGATTTGGTACTTCATCGATACTCTTATCGGTTCCTTTGCATTTCTAAAAAAAAGTTGCTTTTTagaaaacattaatttaaaaagaataaattcagaacaggatTATTGCATATTTGAACTAAATGTTTCTAGAGCagtaacagtaattttacaacAGCTATGTCACTATATATTCCTGACATGACAATACTGAGTGCAGTTCAGTATTTATCAGtcattcctcctgtcctctgtcctgacttgtctctgctgatgtgattcactgCATGCAGGTAACATTAGCACTGGTAGAAATAGGAGGGGCTTCTTGTGTCAGCCATCAGCtttgtttaaaagtatttgccCAATTTTAAGATAAGTGGCAAACTGAGCTAAAGAGTTAGACTACATACATACAGCCGTCATTTATCATCTCTGCTGTTCACCAACTTTATTCCAGGTcatgagggtgtgtgtgtgtgtgtgtgtgtatgtgtgtgtgtgtatgtgaaggaGGTCAGTCTCGGCATAGAGCACGggtgagaggctgcaggatgacaatgcattaaaacaaaatgtagagAAGTGCAGATAAAAGAACTAATTGAAGTCAGAGTTTATCAATACTACAGTCTTTGATCATTTAGCCCTGGGACTCATTTAATACTGGGTTTCAGTGCCCATCCCTAGTTATGACACTGGGTATCAgccagaaaagtatttttgcagaacattatgatgtaacAGTAAAGATGACAtctgaccttttggatataaaatgttgtcACAATTTTATTgttagacatctgtgtgaaatcTTGAAAGTTATTGCCAAGAACATGTTTTCTGAGGTcccactgacctttgaccaacaaaatataatcagtttattcttgagtccaagtgcaCGTTTGTGGCAAGTTTGAAGCTCTTCCCTCATGGTGTCCTTGAGATTTCACATTCATGAGAGTGAAACATAAGGAAACATGATGACACATAATGCCTACGGCCACAGGTCTTGCCATGAGGAGACATAAAAATCACTGAGTCAGTTTCAGTGAGAACATTACCTGCACTGTATATCTTAATAACGTTTCACAACATATTATAAGAAGTCTTACCTGCAGTAATCTCATATTCACTGTAAAGTCTCCTGCCAGTAAGTTGTCCCGGATGAGTCTATGAGGAGAAGTCAACAGAAACCATGATTCACATGAAGAGTCACAGGTATCAATAATGTGGGAGTACAGGGAGCAAAATCAGAAAATCTCACATGAGCATGGCGCAGCAGACCAGGATGAGGAAGTGGAATCTGTCCTGGTCAGAAAACAGGGTGTCCCAGATGCGGATGACATCTGGCAGGAGGAACTCCTGAGATAACAACAAGGTCAGCCACCGGAATGTGAAATACTGCGGTTTGATGTTCTGTTCTTCCTGTGtggacagaaaaaaatggaagaaaaacagaggaaTTGGGCATATCAttgttgttttaagacagatttgaaaaaatgtgaatCTGTACTTTAGCAGGCTCACAttgtctccatctctccatctctcactcGCTCTCTCTCACTTATTGcaagcaccaaaaaaaatgttttcctagcaaagtcattaaatattaattctgATACAATGACTCAATACAGAACACTGATCAGCAACTGTTTAGATTAATCCTTCGCAAAAATGTTAAAcattctctggttccagcttctcagatTGAGGAGATTCTCAGATGAGGATTTGCTGCGGTTCTTTTTGTCATGATAGTAAACTATATATTTTGACGGATTTGACAACCAAGTAATTTAGGACATCACATCAGGCTCTGTAAACTTCTGACGGACATTTTTGGCTAGACCCTAGAGGTAAGGCCAGCCCTATGAACAGATAACTGCCAGCTGCTACATGAGTAAAGTTTGACGCCTGAATATATCATTCACACACTCTAGTCATAGCGTAGGAAAACACATTGCTATCATGTGACGAGTGACAACTTTGTTCggctcattttctgtaaccactgtaACTTCAGCGTAAAAGCATGGTttaattagcaagctagctagctaactagccaaACAGCCATGGGTGAAATGGCAGTTTTGGATGGAGGAAAGAGGATCACCTCATCAACTTGTTTGAGGAACAGTCGTGTCTGTATGAAACAAGCCCTAATTTAAATGTTACTGAGTGTTTCGTGTTACAATGTCAGAACGGGTGCCACTGCCAtttaggggtgtaacaatacatcgatccacatcaatacatcgattcattgattaacgatccaATTACatagatgcaaaatgaaaacatcgatccatatcgtcatcttaaagatacacctttattttgaaattcacatagccCATCCGTGTCACCATTTTAGTGAACAggtctatttttattattttttgttacagaagaatactgtttttcatttaaatgcctGATACCTGgaagagctcagaaataaaatggtcagatcatattctagttgtttttgtgagttgatgtaaatgattgtgttagatgggcatatgataaTGTGTCATATTGATtgcaggctcctgaatcgaatcgaaatcgtatcgtgacagactttgtgatatcggcaaacatcgtattgtcatccaaacaaatcaatataatatcgtatcgtgatgaagctggtgatttacacccctactgcCATTATGAAGAGAAGGTGGAAATAATAATTGAAATTGAAGTAAATgttatgtgtttatatgtgcTGCCACAATGACAAGATTCTATTTTTGGTAATTGGCACAGATAGGACACTACTGGCAGAACTTGGCTCTGATAGTGGCCAATAGCTGTGCAGTCTCCACCAGTCATGTGGGGACGGACATCTGCGACCAGGGTTGAACAGGGGAGGGATGGGTTATGTTGAATGGAGCAAAAATGAGCTAATCAGTGAGTACTTCTCCACAGAAAGCCGCTCCTGTCCTCTGCATGACTGTGTCTCACTGTACTTTTCTTAAGTTTAACGTGTTTACATTCGTTTTTTGGGTTGGACCGCAACAACAAGGCCAGCTCTGTAAGCTAGGCCAACAAAAGTTTGTGACTAGCTGACTGccagccacttcctgtttcaaattaaaagctcctGAGTATTTCATACACGGTCCAGCCATGTACTAGGTTTTGGCCTAGTCTTGTTCATTGTTTTCTGATaatttatagaccaaacaactattTAATTAATCATGATTTCTACACATTCACAAGTCAATTTTATGCCTCAGAGGTGCTCCGGCCACAAAAGCCaggcacagacagacagcagaatgGAGAGGAAAGTCATGAGTGAGATGCTCTGGTCAGAGAGTCTGCAGCTGTTAGGAGCCAGAGGCAGTGTAGTAGATCACGTGGACACTGGCTGTTATAGATAATATGTGGTTTGTAATGGCAGCTCCTCGCCTGCTGATTCCAATCATTGATTTTTAGAGTGAAGCCCCAGAGAACAGTTCCTTTAGCTCCCTAAAAGGAACAGAAAATGAGCAAGAAGTGGGAATGTGGCCTCAGCCATACCAGCTTGAGATAGAGCTCCAGGTCTTTGTCTTTGAGCATGGAGTACACACTCTCCATCTTGTAGGTGATGCCGCACTGAGAGTCGTCAAGGCTCTTGATGAAGTTGTCTCTGTTCTCTGACATCAGGTTGGTGAAACAGAAGAATGTATCTGCTTCAGCATGCTCTGAACGACAAAGCACAAAAGATTTACAAAGGGCTCATACATGGTGTCTACAGTTATGAAacatttaagacttttcaagacTTTTTCCAATAGCACTTAAGAAGTAATTTAAGACCAAACTTgcaatggaaatacacaccaaaagtaaaaatattctcTCTCCAAATAAACACCTTGATCAGctcaaaatgaacagtaaggtaaaatgacactgatgatgatgatgatgatgatgatgatgatgatgatgataatctcTGTGCTTGCcgcacaaaaaaagacaaacaaacaaacaggctgGCTAGCCTCATTGCATGATCTTAATGCATAAAAAGGGCAAAATAGGGGCACTGCGTGCATTGAGGTGTTACGTTGAAGTCTGTTCACCCAGTGAATAGTGTTTCCCTcgagttaaaatatgtttcctgTACTGACAACATAAAAGGCCCAAACAATGTGAATTAAAGACAATGTTATACTTTTTAAGGCCTTTTAATGATACATGTgtattttagacattttatgaCTTGTTAAGGACCCAGGCCACCGTGTTACATTTGTGCgtgaaaatgtcaaaagttCAAATGTTCAGTTAAATATGACCGACCTTTCCACTGGCTGTTGGGGTCCGTGGCAAAGGTGTAGTAAATTGGCCCAACAATCTCATTCATGCCCTGTACGTAGGCAATCCCAGGGTTGAGTTTGGCATAGATGAAGAGGATCCGCTCCACCACTTCCCAGTGTGCCTCACTCCCATTGGGCAGTACCTCATATTCATTAGATGGATACAGGTTCAACGCCTTTCCAGGGGAGCTGACCTGAAGGAGCAGATTCAGTTTACCAGAAAGGTGTGGCAATTGCTCAGCAAACTGTGTGTAATAATGACTATAAGCAGCACAtacaatgtttgttttaaacagaTATTTATGGTAATTCAAGGGAAAAGAAGATGAGATGTAAAAGTAAACTTAAGAAAATAAAGGTCAATATCACTGTCCTGGTGTAAAGAagcaattttttatttatttttatttaacctttatttaaccaggcagAATCATTAAGAACGAGTTCTTATTTACAATGATGGCCTGACAAGAGGCACAAGCATAACCTGATAATGATCAATCTTAGGAGTTCAGGGTGTTTCCACTAATGCTCTTCAGCATTGCTTACATGTGATTCTCAAAGTAGTACTGCAAAGAAATGAAAGTACTGCTTGTGTTTGCAGTTTAcagctttttaaagaaaaatgaagtTTTTTTAGACCTacaccctattttcccatgtttttgtgtctaagagACTAATCGGAATAacaatttttttaatctgtccaGTACTGAGCAAAATTGCTGCGGCctgcagaggagagacagactgcAGTGTAATCCCTCAGGGTAACTGagcactgtcaatttatgtccagTGAAAggattgtttttgccactgacagactcagattgaagtgtctgacaacattatggtcAAGATCTctctacagagatagaccttttgtATTAGAGTGAGCTCCTTGTTGTTTACCCACaaacagcccaaaatcgcaATTGTTCACCctaccaaactccatttaaataaaagtaattttGTCATCGTGAAACACACTtcatggggcggcagtagctcagtccataaggACCTAGCTTAGGAACCAAGGGGTTgccggttcaagtccccatatggaccaagtatggagcacggaccaagtatggagcatggactggagTGCTGGAGCCTCCTGAGCACTGACAGGGTGCCCTCAAGCAAGGCACTGGACCCCCAATTGGTCAGGgtgcctgtccaaggcagccccctcgctctgacatctctccatttaatgcatgtataggtcctgtttgtgcgcAGCAATGTATCCAACAGTTGTTaaaacatttcagtctggatgtAAGTTATACAGGATGACAGGTGACTCATCAAGTGCAAAGAATTGGTGAtttcatcctgcatcatcagcgCATCAAGACCTATGAAAATCAAACTCCGGTGACTGGCAGCAGTTAATGCAGCACTTTAAAACTTCTTGTTTGTGAACCTATGTAATCTGGTGTCACAAAGAAATAACTAATGATAAGCATCATTAGTATTATTAGACTGTTAGTCTGCCACATTATGAAAAACAGATAGAGACAAAAAAGAGTGGTCTTGCGGATGTAGCAGATGGATTCATTTAACTAAACCAAACAGGTTAGGTGTGAAATCACCCCTGAGTGAGTTTGTATGGATAgaccaatctgga
It encodes:
- the tbc1d13 gene encoding TBC1 domain family member 13 isoform X2; translation: MSTAYKNRIQEFKVTLSEENINLKTLRELCFNGIPFEGGIRALCWKILLNYLPLDQTLWESFLKKQREVYSQFLKEMIIQPGIAKANLGLSREDVTMEDHPLNPNPDSRWNTYFKDNEILLQIDKDVRRLYPDMAFFQRPTEYPCQLILDPQNDYETLRRRVEQTTLKAQTVNRNRSGVTNVSSPGKALNLYPSNEYEVLPNGSEAHWEVVERILFIYAKLNPGIAYVQGMNEIVGPIYYTFATDPNSQWKEHAEADTFFCFTNLMSENRDNFIKSLDDSQCGITYKMESVYSMLKDKDLELYLKLEEQNIKPQYFTFRWLTLLLSQEFLLPDVIRIWDTLFSDQDRFHFLILVCCAMLILIRDNLLAGDFTVNMRLLQDYPISDVHTILTKAKDLQDNS
- the tbc1d13 gene encoding TBC1 domain family member 13 isoform X1 yields the protein MSTAYKNRIQEFKVTLSEENINLKTLRELCFNGIPFEGGIRALCWKILLNYLPLDQTLWESFLKKQREVYSQFLKEMIIQPGIAKANLGLSREDVTMEDHPLNPNPDSRWNTYFKDNEILLQIDKDVRRLYPDMAFFQRPTEYPCQLILDPQNDYETLRRRVEQTTLKAQTVNRNRSGVTNVSSPGKALNLYPSNEYEVLPNGSEAHWEVVERILFIYAKLNPGIAYVQGMNEIVGPIYYTFATDPNSQWKEHAEADTFFCFTNLMSENRDNFIKSLDDSQCGITYKMESVYSMLKDKDLELYLKLEEQNIKPQYFTFRWLTLLLSQEFLLPDVIRIWDTLFSDQDRFHFLILVCCAMLILIRDNLLAGDFTVNMRLLQTCGRRHYVSSCFLMFHSHECEISRTP